In Massilia forsythiae, one DNA window encodes the following:
- a CDS encoding hybrid sensor histidine kinase/response regulator yields the protein MTIATRDMHLFHGTGARRAGYHDVDWSDTAIGAPACWSPALRNAASLILESEFPMYLAWGPQLTLLYNAAFAERLGNHHPVALGRPLPQAWPDLWPIVKPLIESALEGRSTYGEDVPRPVYRDGKRVDGWFTLAYSPLRDEGGKVRGVLCVTSETTQRVQLERRHAMQLHVVDSLRRLYHPSDITERACALLGKYLQLDHVCYVEADEEDGSVEVIQDWGRDGDAATGLLSGKRAPLDDFSAAALTLMRTGAPLAVGDVTADPRLPARGARYAEAGVRALLALPLVRRSELKGALVGYAAAPRDWDEEDQRLAADIAERSWEALDRVRASQALRDAVARQTTLLDMNEFRLELADLLRRLRDPGRIFLDTSAMLGRFLQASRVVYGDYDADKDLVTFHSNYTDGLTGPLGGAFQSGMFGPANFAALTQGTWVSSDLQRDPRTGAPDILQHFNAMQIRSCVVVPLNRNGVLSACLFVNDNLPRVWSADIVRLIEDVAERSWSAAERVRAEQALQQADRRKDEFLAMLAHELRNPLAPISAAAQLLNMGTPDSERAQRTSAIIGRQVTHMTGLIDDLLDVSRVTRGLVVLARDEVDLRRVIADAVEQVRPLIEARRHQLALHVAQEPGAACVEGDHKRLVQVIANLLGNAAKYTPEGGRLAVCMDSTAQQVSVSVSDNGIGIPAELLPTVFDLFSQAERTPDRAQGGLGLGLALVKSLAELHGGSVTVTSEGRNMGSEFALRLPRLQARAAPAAPAPAAAADAGAASLNLMLVDDNVDAALTLGLLLEAGGHTVTVVHTPADALACAARQAFDGFLLDIGLPGMSGYELGRRLRKLPGTDKALLVAITGYGQRADQDSAAEAGFDHYFVKPVESQALFGVLAKVGRAE from the coding sequence ATGACAATCGCAACCCGTGACATGCATCTATTTCATGGCACTGGCGCCAGGCGGGCGGGCTACCACGATGTCGATTGGTCGGACACAGCGATCGGTGCGCCGGCCTGCTGGAGCCCGGCGCTGCGCAACGCGGCCAGCCTGATCCTCGAATCCGAGTTCCCCATGTACCTTGCCTGGGGACCGCAGCTGACCTTGCTGTACAACGCCGCCTTCGCCGAGCGCCTGGGCAACCACCATCCTGTCGCGCTCGGTCGTCCGCTGCCGCAGGCCTGGCCCGACCTGTGGCCGATCGTCAAGCCGCTGATCGAGAGCGCGCTGGAGGGCCGTTCGACCTATGGCGAGGACGTGCCGCGCCCGGTGTACCGCGACGGCAAGCGGGTCGACGGCTGGTTCACGCTGGCCTACTCGCCGCTGCGCGACGAAGGCGGCAAGGTGCGCGGCGTGCTGTGCGTGACCAGCGAAACCACCCAGCGCGTCCAGCTCGAACGCCGCCACGCGATGCAGCTGCACGTGGTCGACAGCCTGCGCCGCCTGTACCACCCGTCCGACATCACCGAGCGCGCCTGCGCCCTGCTCGGCAAATACCTGCAGCTCGACCACGTCTGCTACGTCGAGGCCGACGAGGAGGATGGCAGCGTCGAGGTGATCCAGGACTGGGGCCGCGACGGCGACGCCGCCACCGGCCTGTTGTCCGGCAAGCGCGCGCCGCTGGACGACTTCAGCGCCGCGGCGCTGACGCTGATGCGCACCGGCGCCCCGCTGGCAGTCGGCGACGTCACCGCCGACCCGCGCCTGCCGGCGCGCGGCGCCCGCTACGCCGAAGCCGGCGTGCGCGCGCTGCTGGCGCTGCCGCTGGTGCGGCGCAGCGAACTCAAGGGCGCGCTGGTCGGCTACGCAGCCGCGCCGCGCGACTGGGACGAGGAAGACCAGCGCCTGGCCGCCGACATCGCCGAGCGCAGCTGGGAAGCGCTGGACCGGGTGCGCGCCTCGCAGGCGCTGCGCGACGCGGTGGCGCGCCAGACCACGCTGCTCGACATGAACGAGTTCCGCCTGGAGCTGGCCGACCTGCTGCGCCGCCTGCGCGACCCGGGCCGCATCTTCCTCGACACCAGCGCCATGCTGGGGCGCTTCCTGCAGGCCAGCCGCGTGGTGTACGGCGACTACGACGCCGACAAGGACCTGGTCACCTTCCATTCGAACTACACCGACGGCTTGACCGGGCCGCTGGGCGGCGCCTTCCAGTCCGGCATGTTCGGCCCTGCCAACTTCGCCGCCTTGACCCAGGGCACCTGGGTCTCGAGCGACCTGCAGCGCGATCCGCGCACGGGCGCGCCGGACATCCTGCAGCATTTCAACGCCATGCAGATCCGCTCGTGCGTGGTGGTGCCGCTCAACCGCAACGGCGTCCTGAGCGCCTGCCTGTTCGTCAACGACAACCTGCCGCGCGTCTGGAGCGCCGACATCGTGCGCCTGATCGAGGACGTGGCAGAGCGCTCCTGGAGCGCGGCCGAACGGGTGCGCGCGGAACAGGCGCTGCAACAGGCCGACCGCCGCAAGGACGAGTTCCTGGCGATGCTGGCGCACGAACTGAGGAACCCGCTGGCGCCGATCTCGGCCGCCGCCCAGCTGCTCAACATGGGCACGCCGGACAGCGAACGCGCCCAGCGCACCAGCGCCATCATCGGGCGCCAGGTCACGCACATGACCGGCCTCATCGACGACCTGCTGGACGTGTCGCGCGTGACGCGCGGGCTGGTGGTGCTGGCGCGCGACGAGGTCGACCTGCGCCGCGTGATCGCCGACGCGGTCGAGCAGGTGCGCCCGTTGATCGAGGCGCGCCGCCACCAGCTGGCGCTGCACGTCGCGCAGGAGCCGGGCGCCGCCTGCGTCGAAGGCGACCACAAGCGCCTGGTGCAGGTGATCGCCAACCTGCTCGGCAATGCCGCCAAGTACACCCCGGAAGGCGGCCGCCTGGCGGTGTGCATGGACAGCACGGCGCAGCAGGTATCGGTGAGCGTGTCGGACAACGGCATCGGCATCCCGGCCGAGCTGCTGCCGACCGTATTCGACCTGTTCTCACAGGCCGAACGCACCCCCGACCGCGCCCAGGGCGGCCTGGGCCTGGGACTGGCGCTGGTGAAGAGCCTGGCCGAACTGCATGGCGGCAGCGTCACCGTGACCAGCGAAGGCCGCAACATGGGCAGCGAATTCGCGCTGCGCCTGCCGCGCCTGCAGGCCCGGGCCGCACCCGCGGCGCCGGCGCCGGCCGCCGCGGCCGACGCCGGCGCCGCCAGCCTGAACCTGATGCTGGTGGACGACAACGTCGACGCGGCCCTGACCCTCGGTTTGCTGCTGGAAGCCGGCGGCCACACGGTGACGGTGGTGCACACCCCCGCCGACGCCCTGGCGTGCGCCGCCCGCCAAGCCTTCGACGGCTTCCTGCTCGACATCGGCCTGCCGGGCATGAGCGGCTACGAACTGGGACGGCGCCTGCGCAAACTGCCGGGTACGGACAAGGCGCTGCTGGTGGCGATCACCGGCTACGGCCAGCGCGCCGACCAGGACAGCGCGGCCGAGGCCGGGTTCGATCATTATTTCGTCAAGCCGGTGGAATCGCAGGCGCTGTTCGGGGTGCTGGCGAAGGTGGGACGGGCGGAATAG
- the rlmD gene encoding 23S rRNA (uracil(1939)-C(5))-methyltransferase RlmD: MQETFIDIKSLDMDARGVGHLQNEDGTQGKVIFVEGALPGERVSFETLRKKKNWESGRMVTLQRASAMRVTPKCPHFWHCGGCSMQHLEASSQVAMKQRVLEDNLWHIGKTKAEHIMRPMYGPTWEYRLRARLSVRWVPKKGTVLVGFHERHSSYVADMTSCEIIPRHLSNMLVPLRELVGALSIYQQMPQIEVAVGEDVTVLVLRVMAPLSAADERLVKAFADQWHIQWWLQPKGPDSAYPYYPLGKELYYTLPEFGIRMPFKPTDFTQVNHQINRLLVHKALRLLEVAPGERVADLFCGLGNFTLPLATQAREVVGIEGSTALTTRALENARANGLADKTRFYTRNLFEVTRDDLVELGKFDRMLVDPPRDGAVALALALAELRLSHPDLLPSRIVYVSCSPSTLARDAGILTHRAGYRMTKAGVANMFPHTSHVESIGVFELIPDFQPRAFEAVGQGQEALETQG; encoded by the coding sequence ATGCAAGAAACCTTCATCGACATCAAATCCCTCGACATGGACGCGCGCGGCGTCGGCCACCTGCAGAACGAGGACGGCACCCAAGGCAAGGTGATCTTCGTCGAGGGCGCGCTGCCGGGCGAGCGCGTCAGCTTCGAGACGCTGCGCAAGAAGAAGAACTGGGAATCGGGCCGCATGGTCACGCTGCAGCGCGCCTCGGCGATGCGCGTGACGCCGAAGTGCCCGCACTTCTGGCACTGCGGCGGCTGCTCGATGCAGCACCTGGAGGCCTCGAGCCAGGTGGCGATGAAGCAGCGCGTGCTGGAAGATAACCTGTGGCACATCGGCAAGACCAAGGCCGAACACATCATGCGCCCGATGTACGGCCCGACCTGGGAATACCGCCTGCGCGCGCGCCTGTCGGTGCGCTGGGTGCCCAAGAAGGGTACGGTGCTGGTCGGCTTCCACGAGCGCCATTCCTCGTACGTGGCCGACATGACCAGTTGCGAGATCATCCCGCGCCACCTGTCGAACATGCTGGTGCCGCTGCGCGAGCTGGTGGGCGCGCTGTCGATCTACCAGCAGATGCCGCAGATCGAGGTCGCGGTGGGCGAGGACGTGACCGTGCTGGTGCTGCGCGTCATGGCGCCGCTGTCGGCGGCCGACGAACGATTGGTGAAGGCCTTCGCCGACCAGTGGCACATCCAGTGGTGGCTGCAGCCGAAGGGGCCGGACAGCGCGTATCCGTACTACCCGCTGGGCAAGGAACTGTACTACACGCTGCCGGAATTCGGCATCAGGATGCCGTTCAAGCCGACCGATTTCACCCAGGTCAACCACCAGATCAACCGCCTGCTGGTGCACAAGGCGCTGCGCCTGCTGGAGGTGGCGCCGGGCGAGCGCGTGGCCGACCTGTTCTGCGGGCTGGGCAATTTCACGCTGCCGCTGGCGACCCAGGCGCGCGAAGTGGTCGGCATCGAGGGCAGCACCGCGCTGACCACGCGCGCGCTGGAAAATGCGCGCGCCAACGGCCTGGCCGACAAGACCCGCTTTTATACCCGCAACCTGTTCGAAGTCACCAGGGACGACCTGGTCGAACTGGGCAAGTTCGACCGCATGCTGGTCGACCCGCCGCGCGACGGCGCCGTGGCGCTGGCGCTGGCGCTGGCCGAACTGCGCCTGAGCCACCCGGACCTGCTGCCCAGCCGCATCGTCTACGTCTCGTGCAGTCCGTCCACGCTGGCGCGCGACGCCGGCATCCTGACCCATCGCGCCGGCTACCGCATGACCAAGGCCGGCGTGGCCAACATGTTCCCGCATACCTCGCACGTGGAGTCGATCGGGGTGTTCGAGCTGATCCCGGATTTCCAGCCGCGCGCGTTCGAGGCGGTGGGGCAGGGCCAGGAAGCGCTGGAAACGCAGGGCTGA
- the rpoS gene encoding RNA polymerase sigma factor RpoS has product MTPPPDPFDPDPQDNASDDAADHAADDAHEGGEFGADGVERADALPEGAALDAADDLKKALQAELSTDTTQHYLNRIGAKPLLGAEQEVQVATLAKAGDFGARQKMIEHNLRLVVSIAKHYINRGVVLLDLIEEGNIGLMRAIDKFEPERGFRFSTYATWWIRQSIERAIMNQARTVRLPVHMVRELNQVLRAKYHLESQHHDGKDACAEDIASLVGRPVEEVQDILALSEHATSLDAPLDNDPQSSLMDMLPDEADVSPDTHAEQHEMTLLVRDWLQKLPDKQRVVVVRRFGLDNDDPATLETLAEEMGVTRERVRQIQQEALVKLKRAMAARGVVRDSLL; this is encoded by the coding sequence ATGACGCCGCCGCCCGATCCGTTCGACCCAGACCCACAGGACAATGCATCGGACGATGCGGCGGACCACGCCGCGGACGATGCGCACGAGGGCGGCGAGTTCGGTGCGGATGGGGTCGAACGCGCCGATGCGCTGCCCGAAGGCGCCGCGCTCGATGCCGCCGACGATTTGAAGAAGGCGCTGCAGGCGGAACTCTCCACCGACACCACCCAGCATTACCTGAACCGCATCGGCGCCAAGCCGCTGCTGGGCGCCGAGCAGGAAGTGCAGGTCGCCACGCTGGCCAAGGCCGGCGACTTCGGCGCCCGCCAGAAAATGATCGAGCACAACCTGCGGCTGGTGGTGTCGATCGCCAAGCACTACATCAACCGCGGCGTGGTGCTGCTCGACCTGATCGAGGAAGGCAACATCGGCCTGATGCGCGCGATCGACAAGTTCGAGCCCGAGCGCGGCTTCCGCTTTTCCACCTACGCCACCTGGTGGATCCGCCAGAGCATCGAGCGCGCCATCATGAACCAGGCGCGCACCGTGCGCCTGCCGGTGCACATGGTGCGCGAGCTGAACCAGGTGCTGCGCGCCAAGTACCACCTCGAATCGCAGCACCACGACGGCAAGGACGCCTGCGCCGAGGACATCGCCAGCCTGGTCGGGCGCCCGGTGGAAGAGGTGCAGGACATCCTGGCGCTGTCCGAGCACGCCACCTCGCTCGACGCTCCGCTCGACAACGATCCGCAGAGCAGCCTGATGGACATGCTGCCCGACGAGGCCGACGTCAGCCCGGACACGCACGCCGAGCAGCACGAGATGACCTTGCTGGTGCGCGACTGGCTGCAGAAGCTGCCCGACAAGCAGCGCGTGGTGGTGGTGCGCCGCTTCGGCCTCGACAACGACGATCCGGCCACGCTGGAAACCCTGGCCGAGGAAATGGGCGTGACGCGCGAACGGGTGCGCCAGATCCAGCAGGAAGCCCTGGTGAAACTGAAGCGGGCCATGGCCGCCCGTGGCGTCGTGCGCGATTCCTTGCTATGA
- a CDS encoding protein-L-isoaspartate(D-aspartate) O-methyltransferase — MSEKRSNFPLPLSSVTGAGARKPAAPAPVATPQTATQNARSNGQAPATPAGDARQRGAQPAQPQQALARSDLMATEAPRRAMAARVARQGVADAQVLGALETVPRHLFVEPAMSSQAYADVSLPIGYSQTISQPYMVARMIELLKANGQPLRRVLEIGTGCGYQAAVLCRVAQEVFSVERIKPLHELAKHNLRPLHVANLRLQYGDGMLGLPQAAPFDGIILAAAGSEVPRALLEQMAIGARLVAPVGAQVQHLQRIIRTGKSEWTSETLEACHFVPLRPGIA; from the coding sequence ATGAGCGAGAAGCGCAGCAATTTCCCCTTGCCGTTGTCGTCGGTGACCGGCGCAGGCGCGCGCAAGCCGGCCGCGCCGGCGCCGGTGGCCACGCCGCAGACGGCGACCCAGAATGCGCGCAGCAATGGCCAGGCGCCGGCCACGCCGGCAGGCGATGCGCGCCAGCGCGGCGCGCAGCCGGCGCAGCCGCAGCAGGCGCTGGCGCGTTCCGACCTGATGGCGACCGAGGCCCCGCGCCGCGCCATGGCGGCGCGCGTGGCGCGCCAGGGCGTGGCCGACGCCCAGGTGCTGGGCGCGCTGGAAACGGTGCCGCGCCACCTGTTCGTCGAGCCGGCGATGTCGTCGCAGGCATATGCCGACGTGTCGCTGCCGATCGGCTACAGCCAGACGATTTCGCAGCCGTACATGGTGGCGCGCATGATCGAACTGCTCAAGGCCAACGGCCAGCCGCTGCGCCGCGTGCTCGAGATCGGCACCGGCTGCGGCTACCAGGCCGCGGTGCTGTGCCGGGTCGCGCAGGAGGTGTTTTCGGTCGAGCGCATCAAGCCGCTGCACGAGCTGGCCAAGCACAATCTCCGGCCCTTGCACGTCGCCAACCTGCGTTTGCAGTACGGAGATGGTATGCTAGGGCTCCCGCAGGCCGCCCCCTTCGACGGCATCATCCTGGCGGCGGCCGGATCCGAGGTGCCGCGCGCCCTGCTCGAACAGATGGCCATCGGTGCGCGCCTGGTGGCGCCGGTCGGCGCCCAGGTCCAGCACTTGCAGCGTATCATCCGCACCGGCAAGTCGGAATGGACCAGCGAAACGCTGGAAGCCTGCCATTTCGTCCCGCTGCGGCCGGGCATCGCCTGA
- the surE gene encoding 5'/3'-nucleotidase SurE yields the protein MRILISNDDGYLAPGINALADALAQVAEIVVVAPDSNRSGASNSLSLDRPLSVSKAANGFFFTNGTPSDCVHIALTAMLDAPPDLVVSGINNGQNMGDDTLYSGTVAAATEAYLFGIPAIAFSQVRSGWAEVESAARVARDIVLRGFDTLDAPFLLNVNIPNLPYERMGPLTPTRLGRRHHSEPVIRAQDPRGREIFWIGAPGACRDAAEGTDFHATAQGRVSLTPLQVDLTHREQLDALRRSLG from the coding sequence ATGCGAATCCTTATCAGTAACGACGACGGCTACCTCGCCCCCGGCATCAACGCCCTGGCCGATGCCCTGGCGCAGGTGGCCGAGATCGTGGTGGTCGCCCCCGACAGCAACCGCTCGGGCGCGTCGAACTCCCTGTCGCTGGACCGCCCGCTGTCGGTCTCGAAGGCCGCCAACGGTTTCTTCTTCACCAACGGCACGCCCAGCGATTGCGTGCACATCGCGCTGACGGCGATGCTCGACGCGCCGCCCGACCTGGTGGTTTCCGGCATCAACAACGGCCAGAACATGGGCGACGACACGCTGTACTCCGGCACCGTGGCGGCCGCCACCGAGGCTTACCTGTTCGGTATCCCGGCGATCGCGTTTTCGCAGGTCAGGAGCGGCTGGGCCGAGGTGGAATCGGCGGCGCGGGTGGCGCGCGACATCGTGCTGCGCGGCTTCGACACGCTGGATGCGCCCTTCCTGCTGAACGTGAACATCCCGAACCTGCCGTATGAACGGATGGGGCCGCTTACCCCGACCCGCCTCGGCCGCCGCCACCACTCCGAGCCGGTGATCCGCGCCCAGGATCCGCGCGGACGGGAAATTTTCTGGATCGGTGCGCCCGGCGCTTGCCGCGACGCCGCGGAAGGCACCGATTTCCATGCGACGGCGCAGGGCAGGGTATCGCTGACGCCGCTGCAGGTCGACCTGACCCACAGGGAACAGCTGGACGCGTTGCGGCGCAGCCTGGGATGA
- a CDS encoding Bax inhibitor-1/YccA family protein, whose amino-acid sequence MIPSLQKTYDVGAGQASRNRVLRNTYWLLALSMIPTVLGAYIGVTTALPMLSGGIGMLVFFAIAFGFIFGIQKTKDSALGVPMLLGFTFFMGLMLTPLLRYTLGFSNGGGLIMLAFGGTAIVFATMATVATVTKRDFSGMGSWLFAGVIVLILASVANIFLHLTALTLVVSVMAMGIFSAFILFDVQRIVNGGETNYITATLSIYLDIYNVFTSLLQLLGIGFGNRD is encoded by the coding sequence ATGATCCCGAGCCTGCAAAAAACCTACGACGTCGGCGCCGGCCAGGCGTCGCGCAACCGCGTCCTGCGCAACACCTACTGGCTGCTTGCGCTGTCGATGATCCCGACCGTGCTGGGCGCCTACATCGGCGTGACCACCGCGCTGCCGATGCTGAGCGGCGGCATCGGCATGCTGGTGTTCTTCGCCATCGCCTTCGGTTTCATCTTCGGCATCCAGAAGACCAAGGATTCGGCGCTCGGCGTGCCGATGCTGCTCGGTTTCACCTTTTTCATGGGCCTGATGCTGACGCCGCTCCTGCGCTACACGCTCGGCTTCTCGAACGGCGGCGGCCTGATCATGCTGGCCTTCGGCGGTACCGCGATCGTGTTCGCCACCATGGCCACCGTCGCCACCGTCACCAAGCGCGATTTCTCCGGCATGGGCAGCTGGCTGTTCGCCGGCGTGATCGTGCTGATCCTGGCCAGCGTCGCCAACATCTTCCTGCACCTGACCGCCCTGACCCTGGTGGTGTCGGTGATGGCGATGGGTATCTTCTCGGCCTTCATCCTGTTCGACGTGCAGCGCATCGTCAACGGCGGCGAGACCAACTACATCACCGCCACGCTGTCGATCTACCTGGACATCTACAACGTCTTCACCAGCCTGCTGCAGTTGCTGGGCATCGGTTTCGGCAACCGCGATTGA
- a CDS encoding TonB-dependent receptor, whose product MKIQRTLLSSAILLAFHPALFAAASAPADASADAPQNQTVSEGQIQQVVVTANPLRNGEGDQILTPAKVLAGDELRDKVGSSLGETLQGELGVSASAFGAGASRPIIRGLEGSRVKMLENGMATSDVSGLSNDHAVASEGAVARQIEILRGPAALLYGSGAIGGLVNVVNERIPTELEARPIGQLETRYGTVDNARNVSGSADGSVGKFGLHIDGNWRDTGDYKIPGNRVLNDPSTAMDRLPHSDTAERNIGLGGSYIDDWGYAGFSASHLSNVYGIPTDEGSRIDQRQNRYDFDSLVKNPLEGLESARFKAGFTDYKHAELEEDGSPAVLFTNRSFESRLELTHRPLAGLHGTFGVQTENTHFSALSPSGGPDTVPVTHSTSSALFLVEETTVGPLRVNAGARYENVKRQPVGNIERRFDLGSGSVGALWPFTSDYAAGATVSYAQRAPATEELYSGGPHDATLTFDVGDPDLRKEISRNVELSLQKTSGLLRWKANLFRNNVSNFIYGQVNGNSFDEDGNPGGEFRQRLFQQADAHIQGAEAELTWNQVGMGWNGRLFADSSRGNLDRGGSLPLQPADRIGASVGYRQADWRAGLSWIHARGQERLAAFEDSTTPGYNQVDANLSYTQKLDKTDLTWFVLAKNLLNEDIRLSTSLLKEISPLPGRNFVFGVRAKF is encoded by the coding sequence ATGAAGATTCAACGTACGCTGCTGTCCAGCGCGATCCTGCTCGCCTTCCACCCTGCCCTGTTCGCCGCCGCATCCGCCCCCGCCGATGCTAGCGCCGACGCGCCCCAGAACCAGACCGTCAGCGAAGGCCAGATCCAGCAGGTCGTGGTTACCGCCAACCCGCTGCGCAACGGCGAAGGCGACCAGATCCTGACGCCGGCCAAGGTGCTGGCCGGCGACGAACTGCGCGACAAGGTCGGCAGCTCGCTGGGCGAAACCCTGCAGGGCGAACTCGGCGTCTCGGCCTCGGCCTTCGGCGCCGGCGCCTCGCGCCCGATCATCCGCGGCCTGGAAGGCTCGCGCGTGAAAATGCTGGAAAACGGCATGGCCACCTCCGACGTGTCCGGCCTGTCGAACGACCACGCGGTGGCCTCCGAAGGCGCGGTGGCGCGCCAGATCGAGATCCTGCGCGGCCCGGCCGCCCTGCTGTACGGCTCGGGCGCGATCGGCGGCCTGGTCAACGTGGTCAACGAGCGCATCCCGACCGAGCTGGAAGCCAGGCCGATCGGCCAGCTGGAAACCCGCTACGGCACGGTCGACAATGCGCGCAACGTGTCCGGCTCGGCCGACGGCTCGGTCGGCAAGTTCGGCCTGCACATCGACGGCAACTGGCGCGACACGGGCGACTACAAGATCCCCGGCAACCGCGTACTGAACGACCCGTCCACCGCGATGGACCGCCTGCCGCACTCCGACACCGCCGAGCGCAACATCGGCCTGGGCGGCTCGTACATCGACGACTGGGGCTATGCCGGCTTCTCGGCCTCGCACCTGTCCAACGTGTACGGCATCCCGACCGACGAGGGCTCGCGCATCGACCAGCGCCAGAACCGCTACGACTTCGACAGCCTGGTGAAGAATCCGCTCGAGGGCCTGGAAAGCGCGCGCTTCAAGGCCGGCTTCACCGACTACAAGCACGCCGAGCTGGAAGAAGACGGCTCACCGGCGGTACTGTTCACCAACCGCTCGTTCGAATCGCGCCTGGAGCTGACCCACCGCCCGCTCGCCGGCCTGCACGGCACCTTCGGCGTGCAGACCGAGAACACCCATTTCTCGGCGCTGAGCCCGAGCGGCGGCCCGGACACGGTGCCGGTCACGCACTCCACCTCGTCCGCACTGTTCCTGGTCGAGGAAACCACGGTCGGGCCGCTGCGCGTGAACGCCGGCGCGCGCTACGAAAACGTCAAGCGCCAGCCGGTCGGCAACATCGAGCGCCGCTTCGACCTGGGTTCCGGCTCGGTCGGCGCGCTGTGGCCGTTCACCAGCGACTACGCCGCCGGCGCCACCGTGTCCTACGCCCAGCGCGCGCCCGCCACCGAGGAGCTGTACTCGGGCGGCCCGCACGACGCCACCCTCACCTTCGACGTCGGCGATCCGGACCTGCGCAAGGAAATCTCGCGCAACGTCGAGCTGTCGCTGCAAAAGACCAGCGGCCTGCTGCGCTGGAAGGCCAACCTGTTCCGCAACAACGTGTCGAACTTCATCTACGGCCAGGTGAACGGCAACAGCTTCGACGAGGACGGCAACCCGGGCGGCGAATTCCGCCAGCGCCTGTTCCAGCAGGCCGACGCCCACATCCAGGGTGCCGAGGCCGAGCTGACCTGGAACCAGGTCGGCATGGGCTGGAACGGCCGCCTGTTCGCCGACAGCTCGCGCGGCAATCTGGACCGCGGCGGCAGCCTGCCGCTGCAGCCGGCCGACCGCATCGGCGCCAGCGTCGGCTACCGCCAGGCCGACTGGCGCGCCGGCCTGAGCTGGATCCACGCACGCGGCCAGGAACGCCTGGCGGCCTTCGAGGACAGCACCACGCCGGGCTACAACCAGGTCGACGCCAACCTGTCGTACACGCAGAAGCTGGACAAGACCGACCTCACCTGGTTCGTGCTGGCGAAGAACCTGCTCAACGAAGATATCCGCCTGTCCACCTCGCTGCTCAAGGAAATTTCGCCGCTGCCGGGTAGAAACTTCGTGTTCGGCGTGCGCGCCAAGTTCTGA
- a CDS encoding peptidoglycan DD-metalloendopeptidase family protein has translation MKPTPRLALLAISLGVLSACSTETRQAPVIDRPTPPASAHRPRPAPAPQPVEQPRSDAGGMYTVRRGDTLLRIALDFGQNYRDLIAWNSLSDPNDIKVGQVLRVAPTGGAANASPAVAGGSAVVTAPIAMPGAERPAAPPKKTAPRGDKKPYGESALAEAQKDKDKDENGKPERPPAGALAVPAPVQAASTAPGALAAGSTVTASDDERLSWMWPSDGRIVATFDEGKNKGIDIAGKIGQHVLAAGSGKVMYAGSGIRGYGNLVIVKHSNSLLSAYAHNRNIVVKEGQSVTKGQVIAEMGDSDTDTVKLHFEIRQQGKPVDPAKFLPSR, from the coding sequence ATGAAACCAACACCCCGTTTAGCCCTGCTGGCGATCAGTCTCGGCGTCCTGTCCGCCTGTAGCACCGAGACCCGCCAGGCCCCCGTGATCGACCGTCCGACCCCGCCCGCATCCGCCCACCGCCCGCGCCCCGCGCCGGCCCCGCAGCCGGTCGAGCAGCCCAGGAGCGACGCCGGAGGCATGTACACGGTGCGCCGCGGCGACACGCTGCTGCGCATCGCGCTCGATTTCGGCCAGAACTACCGCGACCTGATCGCCTGGAACAGCCTGTCCGATCCGAACGACATCAAGGTCGGGCAGGTGCTGCGGGTGGCGCCGACCGGCGGCGCCGCGAATGCCAGCCCGGCCGTCGCCGGCGGCAGCGCCGTGGTGACCGCGCCGATCGCCATGCCGGGCGCCGAGCGCCCGGCCGCGCCGCCGAAGAAGACCGCGCCGCGCGGCGACAAGAAGCCGTACGGCGAGTCCGCCCTGGCCGAGGCGCAGAAGGACAAGGACAAGGACGAGAACGGCAAGCCGGAGCGTCCGCCGGCCGGTGCGCTGGCCGTGCCGGCGCCGGTGCAGGCGGCGTCGACGGCGCCGGGCGCGCTGGCCGCCGGCAGCACCGTCACCGCCAGCGACGACGAGCGCCTGAGCTGGATGTGGCCGTCCGACGGCCGCATCGTCGCCACCTTCGACGAAGGCAAGAACAAGGGCATCGACATCGCCGGCAAGATCGGCCAGCACGTGCTGGCCGCCGGTTCCGGAAAGGTGATGTATGCCGGCAGCGGCATCCGCGGATATGGTAATCTGGTGATTGTCAAACATAGCAACAGCTTGCTGTCGGCGTATGCGCACAACCGCAACATCGTGGTCAAGGAAGGTCAAAGCGTGACCAAGGGCCAGGTGATCGCGGAAATGGGCGATTCCGATACCGACACCGTCAAACTGCATTTCGAGATACGCCAGCAAGGCAAGCCGGTCGACCCGGCCAAGTTCCTGCCGAGCCGTTAG